In Leptospira ellinghausenii, the following proteins share a genomic window:
- a CDS encoding helix-turn-helix transcriptional regulator, with translation METRTIRILFLVFYVISLIVWIIEEVYTLTKPPEYFDRFRVIIATIESFIAISSFLVVFILYKELKKEAVENKQAKTQIHDLKRTNRILKNPEIGFWAEAKAQMLEWNLTEAETEIAILLLRGFSQKQIAAVRKKSLRTIENQTASIYEKSSMRGKLEFISFFLTPLLPEED, from the coding sequence ATGGAAACTCGCACCATACGTATCCTTTTTTTAGTTTTTTATGTGATTTCATTAATTGTTTGGATCATTGAAGAAGTATACACTCTTACAAAACCACCTGAATACTTCGACCGATTTCGAGTTATCATCGCAACCATAGAATCATTCATTGCCATTTCTTCCTTCCTTGTTGTTTTTATTTTATACAAAGAACTCAAAAAAGAAGCTGTGGAAAATAAGCAGGCAAAAACACAGATCCATGACTTAAAAAGAACCAATCGAATTTTAAAAAATCCTGAAATAGGATTTTGGGCGGAAGCTAAGGCCCAGATGTTAGAATGGAATTTAACAGAAGCAGAAACAGAGATTGCTATTCTTTTGTTAAGAGGTTTTTCCCAAAAACAAATTGCTGCCGTTAGGAAAAAAAGTCTGAGGACCATCGAAAACCAAACCGCGTCTATCTACGAAAAATCTTCTATGAGAGGGAAACTGGAATTTATTTCTTTTTTCCTTACTCCTCTTTTACCCGAAGAAGACTAA
- a CDS encoding adenylate/guanylate cyclase domain-containing protein — MIYVIYLIGFLFLGILYGITKLYKQNEENQNTVTVLKSKIQLLNEELEEKEKDLLSTKTQSEEFSNKLVDSYGQLSDLDGLLREINSATDLKDVLRILGFYIREKFKVPHYLLYVYKKELDALEFFHSNFPEELSESVKLEIMGRTIPVSDSYVTTYAHAYVRKRKRSFYIEDFETYKTEGVELENKKSANLKSLLIVPLYLRNKFIGTLDLLDYSGIFLLNEQQLNQIKIIADYIAGTIETGYLLDELKTVNSKIQEEKENIESNRLKLENLHKFNRKINSFSEIEDITREVFSYLKANHRVELGFILLVDPKSNTLVPLMEGAEVFNKGLLVTNFLRTFRPKLIPSIGSLYRSFQKQKPIYLKKSSRWKELTLIDTSIVESFKLEIFGHIPLVVQGQTIGIVCVTRLTKENPWTQIEFQEIISFCEQVAGAIHNANLRRDLEKEREKTLHFIRNILPGDLADELIERGEVVPMEYESVSILFTDFKNFTKAAESLSPEDLIEQLDGCFSQFDDIAVRHNFEKLKTIGDSYMAAGGIPQGNFTHPVDACLFAMEIKSFMTQIRSFKQMLGQDFWEIRIGIHTGPVVAGVVGKSKFAYDVWGDAVNTASRMESSSDAGEINLSETTYDKVKRFFECEYRGKVKAKNKGEMGMYFLKRLRPEFSRDPEGMVPNQIFLDLYKNLQIGAKIIYRQTGS; from the coding sequence ATGATCTATGTTATCTATCTGATCGGTTTTTTGTTTTTAGGAATTCTTTATGGAATCACTAAATTATACAAGCAAAATGAAGAAAACCAAAATACTGTTACCGTCTTAAAATCTAAAATTCAATTACTGAATGAGGAATTAGAAGAAAAAGAAAAAGATCTTCTCTCAACAAAAACGCAGTCAGAAGAATTTTCGAACAAACTTGTTGATTCATATGGCCAACTTTCCGACCTCGATGGCCTCTTGAGAGAAATCAACTCAGCAACTGATTTAAAAGATGTTCTGAGAATACTTGGATTTTATATCAGAGAAAAATTCAAAGTGCCACATTATCTTTTATACGTTTATAAAAAAGAATTAGATGCCTTAGAGTTTTTTCACAGTAACTTTCCAGAAGAACTTTCCGAGTCGGTAAAATTAGAGATTATGGGAAGGACAATCCCTGTTTCCGATTCTTATGTGACTACATATGCACACGCGTATGTTCGAAAAAGGAAAAGAAGTTTTTACATTGAAGACTTTGAAACTTATAAAACAGAAGGTGTGGAACTTGAAAATAAAAAATCAGCTAATCTAAAATCCCTTCTCATTGTCCCACTTTACCTGCGCAATAAATTCATTGGAACACTGGATTTATTAGATTATTCAGGCATATTTTTATTAAATGAACAACAACTCAACCAGATCAAAATCATTGCTGATTACATAGCAGGCACAATTGAAACAGGATATCTTCTTGATGAGTTAAAAACAGTAAACTCCAAAATCCAAGAAGAAAAAGAGAACATAGAATCTAATCGTTTGAAATTGGAAAACCTTCACAAATTCAATCGAAAAATTAATTCCTTTTCTGAAATTGAAGATATCACAAGAGAAGTTTTTAGTTATTTAAAAGCGAATCACCGTGTTGAATTAGGTTTTATCTTATTAGTAGATCCAAAATCCAATACATTAGTCCCTCTTATGGAAGGTGCTGAAGTATTCAATAAAGGATTACTCGTCACAAATTTTCTAAGAACATTCCGTCCTAAATTGATTCCATCCATCGGTTCCCTCTATCGGTCTTTTCAAAAACAAAAACCAATTTATCTGAAAAAATCTTCGCGATGGAAAGAACTAACCCTAATCGATACCTCAATCGTTGAAAGTTTTAAATTAGAAATTTTTGGGCATATACCTCTTGTGGTCCAAGGCCAAACCATCGGGATTGTCTGTGTCACTCGCCTAACAAAAGAAAATCCTTGGACACAAATTGAATTCCAAGAAATCATTTCCTTTTGTGAACAAGTTGCGGGTGCAATTCACAATGCAAATTTGCGAAGAGATTTGGAAAAAGAGAGAGAAAAAACACTTCACTTCATTCGAAACATACTTCCTGGTGATTTAGCGGATGAACTCATTGAACGTGGAGAAGTTGTTCCTATGGAATATGAATCCGTCAGTATATTATTTACTGATTTCAAAAACTTCACAAAAGCGGCAGAATCATTGTCACCGGAAGATTTGATTGAACAATTAGACGGATGTTTTTCCCAATTTGATGATATAGCCGTTAGGCATAATTTTGAAAAATTAAAAACAATTGGGGATTCTTACATGGCTGCTGGTGGAATTCCGCAAGGAAATTTCACTCACCCCGTAGATGCCTGTTTGTTTGCCATGGAAATCAAATCATTTATGACACAAATTCGATCCTTTAAACAGATGTTAGGCCAAGATTTCTGGGAAATTCGAATTGGTATCCACACAGGACCCGTAGTAGCAGGTGTTGTTGGAAAATCAAAATTTGCTTATGATGTTTGGGGTGATGCTGTGAACACTGCAAGCAGGATGGAAAGTTCTAGTGATGCTGGTGAAATCAATTTATCAGAGACTACTTACGATAAAGTAAAACGATTTTTTGAATGTGAATATCGCGGTAAGGTCAAAGCTAAAAACAAAGGGGAAATGGGGATGTATTTTTTAAAACGTTTACGTCCTGAATTTTCAAGAGATCCAGAAGGAATGGTTCCCAACCAAATCTTTTTAGATTTATATAAAAATTTGCAGATCGGAGCAAAAATCATCTACCGTCAAACTGGTTCTTGA
- a CDS encoding glutathione peroxidase, translating to MQRKVLFAIFLFVGLNLYAGGKKMSFHNLKSVTIQGKEISLGDYKGHPVLVVNVASKCGYTPQYEGLEKLHLAYKDKGLKVIGFPSNDFGGQEPGTEAQIAEFCKLNFGVSFDLMKKTKVLGNDKDPVYQFLTENAKEKGDVKWNFEKFLIDKNGNVVNRFPSSTKPESVELKAAIESIL from the coding sequence ATGCAAAGAAAAGTTTTGTTTGCTATTTTTCTATTTGTTGGATTGAATCTGTATGCTGGAGGAAAAAAAATGTCATTTCATAATTTAAAATCTGTAACCATCCAAGGAAAGGAAATTTCTCTAGGTGATTATAAGGGCCATCCCGTTCTTGTTGTCAATGTAGCATCTAAATGTGGTTATACGCCGCAATATGAAGGATTGGAAAAACTCCATCTCGCATACAAAGATAAAGGTTTAAAAGTGATTGGTTTTCCTTCTAATGACTTCGGCGGACAAGAACCTGGAACGGAAGCTCAAATTGCAGAATTTTGTAAGCTTAACTTTGGGGTGAGTTTTGATCTGATGAAAAAAACAAAAGTTCTGGGAAATGACAAAGATCCAGTGTACCAATTTTTAACTGAGAATGCAAAAGAAAAAGGTGATGTAAAATGGAACTTCGAAAAGTTTCTCATCGATAAAAATGGAAACGTTGTGAATCGATTTCCATCTTCCACAAAACCTGAAAGTGTCGAACTGAAAGCAGCCATTGAAAGTATTTTATAA
- a CDS encoding ChaN family lipoprotein → MKVFYKKTFSFFLYSFFVFGLFGQTIPNNLNIIRTKTSETVSMDDIIKETKQYDVIVLGEEHDNHELHRFYEGFLRTLYATNVVSLSLEMLEKDQQFIVDEYLNGTISESQFLTSIVHWKNFKTDYLPLVNLTKEYQCKVIAANPPRRYVNLISKKGLLAYRDFSSTALTFLPQAYTLEKYLTKEYKQRLTDLFGGVEHSNQHKTNLQYMILGQATWDQGMAEAISAEIHKSGKKVVHLNGRFHSDRNGGVVSRLREMGYSVMVLSGFPKGREEESDFVKIADFVILTNDR, encoded by the coding sequence TTGAAAGTATTTTATAAGAAAACATTCTCTTTCTTTTTATATTCGTTTTTTGTGTTTGGGTTGTTTGGGCAAACCATTCCTAACAACCTAAACATCATACGAACCAAAACTTCTGAAACAGTTTCCATGGATGACATCATCAAGGAAACAAAACAATATGATGTAATCGTACTTGGTGAAGAACATGATAATCACGAATTACATCGGTTTTACGAAGGGTTCTTACGTACACTATATGCAACAAATGTGGTAAGTTTATCACTAGAAATGTTGGAAAAAGACCAACAATTCATTGTGGATGAATACCTCAACGGAACCATCTCGGAGTCTCAATTTTTAACATCCATCGTACATTGGAAAAATTTCAAAACGGATTATTTGCCTCTTGTCAATCTAACAAAGGAATACCAATGTAAAGTGATCGCTGCAAATCCCCCACGTAGGTATGTAAATTTGATTTCCAAAAAAGGACTTCTGGCATATCGAGATTTTTCATCTACTGCATTAACCTTTTTGCCACAAGCCTACACCTTAGAAAAATATCTCACCAAAGAATACAAACAAAGGTTAACTGATCTTTTTGGTGGGGTCGAACATTCAAACCAACATAAAACCAATCTCCAATATATGATTCTTGGCCAAGCTACCTGGGACCAAGGTATGGCGGAGGCCATTTCCGCCGAAATCCATAAATCTGGTAAAAAAGTGGTCCATTTGAACGGACGTTTTCATTCCGATCGAAATGGCGGAGTAGTGTCTAGGTTACGAGAAATGGGTTATTCTGTAATGGTTTTATCCGGGTTTCCCAAGGGGAGGGAAGAGGAATCAGATTTTGTGAAAATCGCTGATTTTGTAATTTTAACAAACGACCGATAA
- a CDS encoding phosphorylase has product MPSLFFAVLSEAKPWIQKTNAKPVHHSGKFRIYKKDSMYIIISGIGKIAMALAVSEFAHLLPKEERDEMKVWNLGIVGSNQPNWKVGDFFWIHKITDFVTGKDYYPERMTSSVFPMETNLTTFDRPVSKTKTENQFQVFNETDLQSVSLVDMEGSGFFEAASLYFPLENISIGKVISDHLEGNFCKPETVESIVTNVMEPLFFEWTTPLPWVTEDPFETKIWPDIWKEVKELRLTETMKHDLKKSLRFYFLRYPNTKIPMPNLELVPKIKSKSEVKTFVEEWKKQLHV; this is encoded by the coding sequence ATGCCATCATTGTTTTTTGCAGTTCTTTCCGAAGCAAAACCTTGGATCCAAAAAACAAATGCAAAACCGGTCCACCACTCTGGTAAATTTCGAATCTACAAAAAAGATTCAATGTACATCATCATTTCAGGCATTGGAAAAATTGCAATGGCACTTGCTGTTTCCGAGTTTGCACACCTTTTGCCGAAAGAAGAAAGAGATGAAATGAAAGTTTGGAATTTAGGAATTGTAGGTTCCAATCAACCAAATTGGAAGGTAGGTGACTTCTTTTGGATTCATAAAATCACTGACTTTGTCACTGGGAAGGACTATTATCCAGAAAGGATGACTTCATCTGTATTTCCAATGGAAACAAACCTCACGACATTTGATCGTCCTGTTTCCAAAACCAAAACAGAGAACCAGTTCCAAGTCTTCAATGAAACGGATTTACAATCGGTATCACTTGTTGATATGGAAGGATCTGGATTTTTTGAAGCGGCATCCCTTTATTTTCCTTTGGAAAATATATCGATTGGGAAAGTCATCTCTGATCATTTAGAAGGGAATTTTTGCAAACCAGAAACTGTGGAATCCATAGTAACAAATGTGATGGAACCATTATTCTTTGAATGGACTACCCCTCTTCCTTGGGTGACTGAAGATCCATTTGAAACAAAAATTTGGCCAGACATTTGGAAAGAAGTGAAAGAACTACGCCTAACGGAAACTATGAAACATGATCTTAAAAAATCATTACGATTTTATTTTTTGCGTTATCCAAATACAAAGATACCCATGCCCAACTTAGAACTTGTTCCAAAAATCAAATCGAAATCGGAAGTGAAAACATTTGTGGAGGAATGGAAAAAACAACTCCATGTTTAA
- a CDS encoding SPL family radical SAM protein, with amino-acid sequence MFKSFSHIYIEEAVADHFRTKEILSKFPNAIKIPIRHYKDSFNRNSQNFRIQKQSPKLVLAEKKEHFLYPGSDFSPNFSHKHFYYNTLALNCIYDCEYCYLQGMFPSANLVLFVNWEDFFTETKKFLENNGSLYLALSYDTDLLALESFFPATKNWIQFASTEPNLTLEIRTKSTNFQSIAHLTPNPNIILAWTISPQIVIDTIEHGTPSLQARIKTMQKTIEVGWKVRVCIDPVLRIPDWKFHYQSLAETLGKELNPNGITELSVGGFRMNLDFLKQITDKRKDSSILFHPFEKKDKIVSYSKEETEEILHAIVPSLEKHFDPSQINLSYP; translated from the coding sequence ATGTTTAAATCATTTTCACATATTTATATTGAAGAAGCAGTTGCTGATCACTTTCGGACCAAGGAAATCCTATCCAAATTTCCAAATGCGATCAAAATTCCCATTCGTCATTACAAAGACAGTTTTAATCGTAATTCCCAAAACTTTCGAATCCAAAAACAATCTCCGAAATTGGTGTTAGCCGAAAAAAAAGAACATTTTTTATACCCAGGAAGTGACTTTTCACCTAATTTTTCCCACAAACATTTTTATTACAATACGTTAGCACTCAATTGTATTTACGATTGTGAGTATTGTTACTTGCAAGGGATGTTTCCTTCCGCAAATCTTGTGTTATTTGTAAATTGGGAAGATTTTTTTACGGAAACAAAAAAGTTCTTAGAAAACAATGGATCTTTATATTTGGCACTTTCGTATGACACAGATTTGTTGGCATTGGAATCGTTTTTCCCTGCGACAAAAAATTGGATCCAATTTGCTTCAACGGAACCAAATTTAACCCTGGAAATCCGAACAAAATCTACCAATTTCCAATCCATTGCCCATCTAACACCAAACCCGAATATCATCCTTGCTTGGACAATCAGCCCACAAATTGTCATTGATACGATTGAACATGGAACTCCCTCTTTACAAGCTAGGATCAAAACGATGCAAAAAACAATCGAGGTCGGATGGAAAGTAAGAGTTTGTATTGATCCTGTCCTTAGAATTCCAGATTGGAAATTCCATTACCAATCGTTAGCCGAAACATTAGGGAAAGAACTAAACCCAAACGGAATCACGGAACTCAGTGTAGGAGGGTTTCGAATGAATCTCGATTTTTTAAAACAGATCACTGACAAACGAAAGGACTCTTCCATTTTATTTCATCCTTTTGAAAAAAAAGACAAAATTGTTTCGTATTCAAAAGAAGAAACAGAAGAGATCTTACATGCAATAGTCCCTTCATTAGAGAAACATTTTGATCCTTCCCAAATAAATCTGAGTTATCCTTAA
- a CDS encoding adenylate/guanylate cyclase domain-containing protein, with protein sequence MKKTYHLVVSFCLLFSIFSCGEVNRNKPIAEKGKIDLSSWDFLRDGNINLDGEWEFYWKETLSGIQIEKELGKEPKFIYQVVPSNWKGVDWFGETLGGYGYATYKLKVIFPENTPTLAFHNLDLSSAYRMYINGKLVVEQGSFGINPNYFEPSYKSILVDLEPVSGETEIVYEISNFHYSKGGFWESMEIGERRKLYDKVNRSYQITSFLAGSIFLWALYHLGLFLMRRQDKASLFIALFSLLIVMRLLTIGERNILDIIPSLPMSALIRLEFATIYISTIVFAYFYRLVFPKTVGQRTMYVLYTLITPFLVSLFLPVSVFTSQIHYFQIFLILVCVRITIAIIMAYRSDTVGAGLSLIGFSFVFGTVVHDILYQNNIINTMNITPFGFLGFILFQGYILSYGFTRAYLSIEKLKESLEISNKELNILKDGLEDIVVERTKELEVSKANIERLNEFAKTLNTSLELDSILNKAFEYLKEEVFCDSMILLLVDSENGKLQYHKALVSSTSELQLESKFRGVSFPLDPSAGLFYHVYKRNRPFRFAKVWESRLNESNQKFIQLIGKNPGMIIPLSSQGKVIAMLAIFSEKKGSSFSKAQLQLVENTAENIATAVTNSILVEEMNREKFIADNARLQMEDAKNEVVKLNEFTKKINSESSLSQIIDEMFDYILKSFEIEATLIQLIDPKKKELYTYKTTIPTYATEEQLHFAKSFRVPLNERGGIIYKTYLRKKTLFVPKPPQSYESELDEQIFSKLSLTSFIAVPLVVQNEVIGIAYFTSYQKPMEVTREVLRRISGFCDQIAGAIQNSLLLQLTEDERKKSERAKAEIQKMNEFAKTINSQNNLENILAEIFGFIRKNYKIENCVLYFLDKEFNEFRYLNHSGFDLLNDENVNFFKTLRFPLKEESGFVYKCYLRKRHFYMKHVPKSMPYQIDKQITEKSGMKGFLISPLVNNDEVVAMAMYGINDETIHFTSEEVDSIVGVSEHIASAINNHFLLKKIEEEKQRSDSLLLNILPKNVAEELQKKGRVNPVEFENVTLLMTSFPGFSQITGLLTPEELIEGLDLYFSRFDEIIKTKGMEKLRMTGDMYLAAGGLPVGNFTHAVDACLAALQIKNEVIRMMEDFKDIPFKPNGITIAIHSGPVVAGVIGKSKFNYDVWGKTVTQTQAIRRGGVGVSINISQETMDKVKRLFHIDNQRMINTYEGEQFPIYELLALKSDLADDSGILPNDKFERLYTQQKRGAKILIK encoded by the coding sequence ATGAAGAAAACGTATCATTTGGTTGTATCATTCTGCCTTCTCTTCTCCATTTTTTCCTGCGGAGAAGTCAATCGGAACAAGCCAATTGCTGAAAAAGGTAAAATCGACTTGTCTTCATGGGATTTCCTCCGTGATGGAAACATCAACTTGGATGGTGAATGGGAATTTTATTGGAAAGAAACATTAAGTGGCATTCAAATTGAAAAAGAGCTAGGAAAAGAACCTAAGTTCATCTACCAAGTAGTTCCATCGAATTGGAAAGGTGTGGATTGGTTTGGTGAAACACTTGGTGGTTATGGATATGCGACATATAAACTAAAGGTAATTTTTCCTGAAAACACACCAACTTTAGCCTTTCACAATTTGGATTTATCATCTGCGTACCGAATGTACATCAATGGGAAATTGGTTGTGGAACAAGGTAGTTTTGGAATCAATCCAAATTATTTTGAACCTTCCTACAAATCCATCTTAGTGGATCTCGAACCCGTTTCTGGCGAAACCGAAATTGTATATGAAATATCCAATTTCCATTATTCGAAAGGCGGATTTTGGGAAAGTATGGAAATAGGCGAAAGACGTAAGTTATACGACAAGGTAAATCGTAGTTACCAAATCACTTCCTTCTTAGCAGGAAGTATTTTTCTCTGGGCATTGTATCACCTTGGTTTGTTTCTCATGCGAAGGCAAGACAAAGCAAGTTTGTTCATCGCACTATTTAGTTTACTCATTGTTATGCGCCTTCTCACGATTGGTGAGAGGAATATTTTGGACATCATTCCATCGCTTCCGATGTCTGCCCTCATTCGATTGGAATTTGCAACGATTTATATATCAACCATTGTTTTTGCTTATTTTTATCGATTGGTTTTCCCTAAAACTGTGGGGCAAAGGACAATGTATGTTCTTTATACCCTCATCACACCTTTTTTGGTTTCTTTGTTTTTACCTGTCTCTGTTTTTACTTCACAAATACATTATTTTCAAATTTTCCTCATTCTCGTTTGTGTTCGTATCACCATTGCCATAATCATGGCCTATCGTTCCGATACAGTCGGAGCAGGTTTATCTCTCATCGGTTTTAGTTTTGTTTTTGGCACCGTCGTACACGACATTTTATACCAAAACAATATCATCAATACAATGAATATCACTCCTTTTGGATTTTTAGGTTTTATTTTGTTCCAAGGATATATTTTGTCTTATGGATTCACAAGAGCCTATTTATCGATCGAAAAATTAAAAGAAAGTTTAGAAATTTCAAACAAAGAACTCAATATCTTAAAAGATGGACTGGAAGATATCGTTGTTGAGAGGACAAAAGAATTAGAAGTTTCAAAAGCTAATATTGAAAGACTCAATGAATTTGCAAAAACACTCAACACATCTCTTGAGTTAGATAGTATCCTTAACAAAGCTTTCGAATATTTAAAGGAAGAGGTATTCTGTGATTCGATGATACTATTACTTGTCGATTCAGAGAATGGCAAACTCCAATACCACAAAGCGTTAGTTTCCTCCACATCCGAATTACAACTTGAATCTAAATTTCGAGGTGTCAGTTTCCCATTAGATCCAAGCGCTGGTTTGTTTTACCATGTTTACAAACGAAATCGACCTTTTCGATTTGCAAAAGTATGGGAATCACGTTTAAATGAATCCAATCAAAAATTCATCCAATTGATTGGGAAAAATCCAGGAATGATCATTCCTTTGAGTTCACAAGGAAAAGTCATCGCCATGTTGGCTATTTTCAGCGAAAAAAAAGGATCTAGTTTTTCAAAAGCACAATTACAATTAGTAGAGAATACTGCTGAAAACATTGCAACTGCCGTAACAAATTCCATTCTTGTGGAAGAAATGAACCGAGAGAAGTTCATTGCAGATAACGCTCGTTTGCAAATGGAAGATGCCAAAAACGAAGTTGTCAAACTCAATGAATTTACTAAAAAAATAAACTCTGAATCTAGTTTGTCTCAAATCATAGATGAGATGTTTGACTACATACTAAAGAGTTTTGAAATTGAAGCTACACTCATACAATTAATTGATCCCAAAAAAAAGGAATTGTATACTTACAAAACTACAATTCCTACATATGCAACAGAAGAACAGTTACATTTCGCAAAATCCTTTCGAGTTCCATTAAATGAAAGAGGAGGGATCATTTATAAAACGTATTTGCGTAAAAAAACATTATTTGTTCCTAAACCTCCCCAATCATACGAATCTGAGTTAGACGAACAAATTTTTTCTAAGTTAAGTTTAACTTCATTTATTGCGGTCCCACTGGTTGTACAAAACGAAGTGATAGGGATTGCCTATTTTACTTCCTACCAAAAACCAATGGAAGTTACTCGCGAAGTGCTCAGACGTATTTCTGGTTTTTGTGACCAAATCGCGGGTGCAATTCAAAATTCATTATTACTCCAATTAACGGAAGATGAACGAAAAAAATCGGAAAGAGCAAAAGCAGAAATTCAAAAAATGAATGAGTTTGCAAAAACGATAAACTCTCAAAACAACTTAGAAAATATTCTTGCTGAAATTTTTGGCTTCATTCGTAAAAACTATAAAATTGAAAACTGTGTATTGTATTTTCTCGACAAAGAATTCAATGAGTTTCGTTATTTAAATCATTCCGGCTTTGATTTGTTAAATGATGAAAATGTGAATTTTTTTAAAACCCTAAGATTTCCTCTCAAAGAAGAAAGTGGATTTGTTTATAAATGTTACTTACGAAAAAGACATTTTTACATGAAACATGTTCCAAAATCAATGCCTTATCAAATTGACAAACAAATTACTGAAAAATCAGGTATGAAAGGTTTTTTAATTTCTCCATTAGTGAATAATGATGAAGTTGTGGCAATGGCTATGTATGGTATCAATGATGAAACCATACATTTTACCAGTGAAGAAGTTGATTCCATCGTGGGTGTTTCGGAACACATTGCTAGTGCCATCAACAATCACTTTTTACTTAAAAAAATTGAAGAAGAAAAACAAAGATCCGATTCACTTTTACTCAACATCCTCCCTAAAAATGTAGCAGAAGAACTGCAAAAGAAAGGAAGAGTGAATCCTGTTGAATTTGAAAATGTAACTTTACTCATGACAAGTTTTCCTGGTTTCTCTCAAATTACAGGACTACTCACTCCAGAAGAATTGATTGAAGGACTTGATTTATATTTCTCTCGTTTTGATGAGATTATCAAAACAAAGGGAATGGAAAAATTAAGAATGACTGGTGATATGTATTTAGCTGCTGGAGGTTTACCAGTTGGCAACTTTACTCATGCAGTTGATGCTTGCCTCGCTGCCCTACAAATTAAAAACGAAGTGATTCGTATGATGGAAGATTTTAAAGACATTCCATTCAAACCAAATGGCATCACCATTGCAATTCACTCAGGACCTGTTGTTGCGGGAGTGATTGGAAAATCAAAATTCAATTATGATGTTTGGGGAAAAACGGTCACACAAACACAAGCCATCAGACGTGGTGGAGTTGGTGTTTCGATTAACATTTCGCAAGAAACAATGGACAAAGTGAAACGATTATTCCATATCGACAACCAAAGAATGATCAATACTTACGAAGGAGAACAATTCCCTATTTACGAATTGTTAGCATTAAAATCGGATTTAGCAGACGATTCTGGAATCCTCCCAAATGATAAATTTGAAAGACTATATACCCAACAAAAACGGGGAGCAAAAATCCTAATCAAATGA